In Trichlorobacter lovleyi, the DNA window GGCCATTGCCGCCTGCCCGGCTCACCTGAAAACCGGCACGTTGGAAGTGCTCGGCAACCAATTGCTCAAAATCGCCCCAGCTCATCTGATTGAGCGCAGTTGCATCAGCTGCTGCTGCCGCTTTCTCATAGAGCCTTTTTTGGCGCAGTGCGTTTATGCCGGAAATCAGCGCAGCCAGTCCAAAGCCAAAAGGCAGGATGTATTGAGCAAGCATGGCAAGGGATGCCAGCATGCCTTTTACCACCATCTCACCCACTGTGGCTGATGTGAGCGGACGGCCGGCAAGCTGGTGCAGCACGGCATAGGAAACCAGCGCCAATACGATCCCGACCCACCAGGGGAGCCTGCTGGTCACCAGTACTAACTCTTCAAATGGGCTTGTCTTCTGTCTGGGCATAACGTTTCTTCATCTCATTGGCTGGCATTGGTATATCTGTGACCTGACTCCAGCTCCTGCTGCAAAAAATTATGGTTTTAAACAGCAGGTATATTGATAGGTTACAAGAAAACTGTAAAATTTCTTTACACCTTGAAAAAACGAAAAACCCGCCTTTTGGGCGGGTTTGGGTGTCAGCATATACGCTGTATGGAAGGCCGGTTGGGCATGGGCTTTCCTCTGTGATGTAATGGTTGGCTATCTAGTAGCGCAACTGGCGGATGCTTGTCCAGTTAAAACAGCCTGATAGGGTCACAGCCCTCGATCATCCTATTGTGTTCATATTTCCACTCCATTGCAAAATCAGCCTGTTACAGCAGGCGTGGCGCAGTCTTCAGGCGCTCCAGCGTTGCCAGGTTTTCAACGCAGATCCGGCGGAACGGTTCAGAGATGCGTGTATCAACACGTACGCGATTCCAGAACTGGCAGGCGCACTCAAACGCCGCAACCCATTCCTGATGAGCGCCGGGCACCGCAGCAGGCGGCGTAAAATTACGGACTGGTGCTGCGCCATCCATGGGGCGGTACAGCATCGGCAGTAGATCATAGGCCGGTGCAAGGGAGAACCGCTTGCTGCCGTCTGCCATAATCAGGGAAACATTGCCAAAATGTTGATCATTATTGGCAATCAGGCTGCTAAAGACCGATAACCAGCGCAACGCTGAGGCATCCTGTGCTGAGAGCCTGCCATCCTTTTCCATCCGATTGGCGGCATTCACCCAGTTGTCCTGATAGCCATAAAATTCATTATCCACAGCACGCAGTGAGATAATCGGCAGACGACCGTGCAGGCCGGTCCGGTCAAAGCGAAGTACCTCCAGAAACAGACGTCCGCCCGCCTCCAGAACCATGCTTTGTGCAGCAGCAATGCCTGTCTGTTGCGTGATCTGCAGCGCATGGTGTTCACACACCAGCAGGTCTGCCCAGCGCCTGCCCTCTTCACTGGCCACAGGTGGAGAAAACTTGACCAGTACGTTTTGCACCATGCCGCCCTGCTCAATGGTGGCGGTAAACTTAGGCTGTTCGCCCCCTGCCGATGATCCAACAGGCTGCCCTTCCATCGCCTCTTGGGCCAGCCGGGGATACCGT includes these proteins:
- the yjjJ gene encoding type II toxin-antitoxin system HipA family toxin YjjJ, with the translated sequence MQPNTMDNQERLLAFLATGVYSAPEIQQRFGFSQPVISRLLTQLDDRVLAIGKARARRYSRLRDLRGLGGNFPVYAIDAEGNARLLGTLYCVAQSDFLWQPQDGREQLFKSLPWFLADLHPEGFVGRAFVRNCHQELGLPPRSNDWQEDHALMALVRRGEDTMGNLVVGQESLERYFRMIQEAAGTIPAAARTERYPRLAQEAMEGQPVGSSAGGEQPKFTATIEQGGMVQNVLVKFSPPVASEEGRRWADLLVCEHHALQITQQTGIAAAQSMVLEAGGRLFLEVLRFDRTGLHGRLPIISLRAVDNEFYGYQDNWVNAANRMEKDGRLSAQDASALRWLSVFSSLIANNDQHFGNVSLIMADGSKRFSLAPAYDLLPMLYRPMDGAAPVRNFTPPAAVPGAHQEWVAAFECACQFWNRVRVDTRISEPFRRICVENLATLERLKTAPRLL